The following proteins come from a genomic window of Tindallia californiensis:
- a CDS encoding DUF1538 domain-containing protein — MNIFTEKFKEVLFSVLPITLIVVLFHFSLTPLGTPLILRFIIGAGLVIIGLTIFLIGVDIGITPLGDLTGHSIAQSNKLWIVIIAGLILGFFISIAEPGLIVLANQVSSITSGHIPGLVLLITVSVGIAVMLALGFIRIVYNIPLYILLLILYGLVFILSIFSSLEFITIAFDASGATTGVLAVPFILALSVGVSNLKKDRKASEKDSFGLVAIASVGAILSVLVLNLFSSTESISGNIEVTVSESSALLAPFFAITFSMMKETILSVLPLLMILLILQKLTFKLKKRDFTRLIKGFVYTFIGLLIFLIGVNGAFMDVGTVVGSQIAERSNISLIAFIGFFLGVTTILAEPAVYVLTQQIEDVTSGYVKREAVLLSLSIGVGIAIALSMLRIMVPTIQLWHYLLPGYIISLSLMFIVPKLFVGIAFDAGGVATGPMTATFILAFTNGVADATVNASVLIDGFGMIATVALTPIITMQLLGLIFKLRSGKEGIS, encoded by the coding sequence TTGAATATTTTTACCGAAAAATTCAAAGAAGTACTTTTTTCTGTTCTACCTATCACTCTTATTGTTGTTTTATTTCATTTTAGTCTTACTCCTTTAGGCACGCCTTTAATCTTACGTTTTATCATTGGAGCCGGACTCGTCATCATCGGATTAACCATTTTTTTAATTGGCGTAGACATCGGAATCACTCCCCTAGGGGATTTAACAGGTCATTCCATCGCACAATCTAATAAGCTTTGGATTGTTATAATTGCTGGTTTGATTCTAGGCTTTTTTATTTCAATCGCAGAACCAGGCTTAATTGTATTAGCTAACCAGGTTTCTAGCATTACATCAGGTCATATTCCTGGACTTGTTCTTCTTATTACTGTTTCAGTAGGCATTGCTGTCATGCTAGCCCTTGGATTTATTCGTATTGTTTATAATATTCCCCTTTATATTCTTCTGCTCATTCTTTATGGATTGGTTTTTATCCTATCTATCTTTTCATCCTTGGAGTTTATTACTATCGCCTTCGATGCTTCAGGTGCCACAACAGGCGTATTAGCCGTACCTTTTATCCTTGCTTTATCGGTTGGTGTTTCTAACCTAAAAAAAGATCGGAAAGCTTCTGAAAAAGATAGTTTTGGGCTAGTAGCCATTGCATCTGTTGGTGCTATTTTATCTGTACTTGTCTTAAATCTGTTTTCTAGTACAGAAAGTATTTCTGGAAATATTGAAGTAACCGTGAGTGAATCAAGTGCCCTGTTAGCCCCTTTTTTCGCTATCACTTTTTCTATGATGAAGGAGACGATCCTTTCAGTCTTACCACTTTTAATGATTCTGCTCATTTTACAAAAATTAACTTTCAAACTAAAAAAAAGAGATTTCACTCGACTTATAAAAGGTTTTGTCTATACATTTATCGGTCTTTTGATTTTCTTGATTGGTGTCAACGGAGCCTTCATGGATGTAGGAACCGTCGTAGGCTCACAAATTGCTGAGCGAAGTAATATTTCGCTGATTGCTTTTATAGGCTTTTTTCTGGGAGTCACCACTATACTGGCTGAACCTGCTGTATATGTACTCACACAGCAGATAGAAGATGTAACCAGTGGTTATGTAAAAAGAGAAGCTGTTTTGCTTTCCTTATCTATAGGGGTAGGAATCGCCATTGCCTTATCAATGCTTCGCATTATGGTCCCAACCATACAGCTATGGCATTATCTTCTACCCGGTTATATTATTTCATTGAGTCTTATGTTTATTGTCCCTAAACTGTTTGTGGGAATTGCTTTTGATGCAGGCGGTGTAGCAACAGGTCCTATGACAGCCACTTTCATTCTTGCTTTCACGAATGGCGTTGCTGATGCTACTGTCAATGCAAGTGTATTGATCGATGGATTCGGTATGATCGCAACCGTTGCGTTAACACCGATTATAACGATGCAACTACTGGGACTCATTTTTAAACTACGATCCGGTAAGGAGGGAATATCTTAA
- a CDS encoding TetR/AcrR family transcriptional regulator has product MPKIVNYEEKKQMIMKKSMESFLKKGVHGTHLVDIANACKMGRTTIYQYFRNKDQILEYTIQNLFQDLRADIRETVLEDKDNPYEKIRKLIPAIVKLYLKNQKMIVLVDLWLILIRENNPMVRQLNDHMEETRNIFQGMLEEGIKEGVIRPMNTESMAFTLYATVESFLLHMALHQEQEVSDHIESLDILLEGLKA; this is encoded by the coding sequence ATGCCGAAAATAGTCAATTATGAAGAAAAAAAACAGATGATCATGAAAAAATCAATGGAATCATTTTTGAAAAAAGGGGTGCATGGGACTCATTTAGTGGATATTGCCAACGCTTGCAAAATGGGAAGGACTACCATTTATCAATACTTTCGAAACAAAGATCAGATTTTGGAGTACACAATTCAGAACTTGTTTCAGGATTTAAGGGCTGATATTAGGGAAACGGTTTTAGAGGATAAGGATAATCCTTATGAAAAAATTCGAAAACTAATTCCGGCCATTGTAAAACTCTATCTTAAAAATCAAAAGATGATTGTTTTAGTAGATTTATGGCTCATTTTAATACGCGAAAACAACCCGATGGTTCGGCAGCTAAATGACCACATGGAAGAAACTCGGAATATATTCCAAGGAATGCTGGAAGAAGGCATAAAAGAAGGGGTTATACGGCCAATGAACACAGAAAGCATGGCGTTTACGCTTTATGCAACGGTAGAGTCTTTTCTGCTGCACATGGCACTTCACCAGGAGCAGGAAGTCAGTGACCACATCGAATCATTAGATATACTACTGGAAGGATTAAAGGCATAA
- the hemC gene encoding hydroxymethylbilane synthase, translated as MSGYFPMMMQLNKKKCVVIGGGIVAERKVTALLESKAEVTVISPEITEKIQKSYEKGSLKWEKRGYRSGDFDKIPFAFIAVGDENVNKRCRQEANKTNTLLNIADQPDQCDFMLPAVLRQGDLLLTVCTSGKSPMLAKKIKQDLMQTYGKSYSIVLDTLGEIRQDAFLQIANQKNRQEIFRQLIYDGMVEKALTLPVQEVETFLMQEYKELVLSTKEHGSEKGSEIEKRRKAVKKLIIGSRGSRLALIQAKWVQEKLQEAHHGLKIDIKIIKTKGDIILDRTLDKVGGKGLFVKEIQNALFDGSIDLAVHSMKDVPGESPEGLKMVAIPEREDARDVLVTADGKSWKELRDKPVIGTSSMRRQAQMKALRPDSQIVPIRGNIETRMQKMKDQHMDGILLAAAGLIRSGYFNEKYHFAFSEEAFIPAVGQGALGCEIREDDVETTGIVKVLDDMESRRRVEAERGFLNHLEGDCHVPVGAFAWIEEKKLTILGMVACVETGKRLTAVASGEGSGEALGVKVAEELLEKGAASLLKRK; from the coding sequence ATGAGCGGTTATTTTCCGATGATGATGCAGTTAAATAAAAAAAAATGTGTGGTTATTGGTGGTGGGATAGTTGCGGAAAGAAAAGTAACAGCTCTTTTGGAATCGAAGGCGGAAGTTACAGTTATCAGCCCGGAAATAACAGAAAAAATACAGAAAAGCTATGAGAAAGGATCTTTGAAGTGGGAAAAAAGAGGGTATCGTTCCGGTGACTTTGATAAGATTCCTTTTGCGTTTATTGCCGTAGGGGACGAGAATGTTAATAAACGATGCCGGCAGGAAGCAAATAAGACAAACACATTATTAAATATAGCGGATCAACCAGATCAATGTGATTTTATGTTGCCGGCCGTTTTGCGGCAAGGCGATTTATTGTTAACCGTGTGTACCAGCGGTAAAAGTCCTATGCTGGCTAAAAAGATTAAACAGGATTTAATGCAAACATATGGAAAGAGCTACAGTATCGTACTAGATACATTAGGTGAAATTCGACAGGATGCTTTTCTTCAAATAGCCAATCAAAAAAACAGGCAAGAGATATTCAGACAATTGATATACGATGGTATGGTAGAAAAAGCACTTACTTTGCCGGTTCAAGAAGTGGAAACTTTTCTTATGCAGGAATACAAGGAATTGGTGTTATCGACAAAGGAACATGGCAGTGAAAAAGGTAGTGAGATAGAAAAAAGGAGGAAGGCTGTGAAAAAATTAATCATTGGATCAAGAGGAAGCAGGCTGGCACTGATTCAAGCAAAATGGGTGCAGGAAAAACTTCAGGAAGCACACCACGGTCTGAAAATAGACATTAAAATCATTAAAACCAAAGGAGATATTATTTTAGATCGAACCTTAGACAAGGTGGGAGGAAAAGGCCTGTTTGTTAAAGAAATTCAGAATGCTCTGTTTGATGGGAGTATTGACTTAGCGGTTCATAGTATGAAGGATGTGCCGGGAGAATCGCCGGAAGGATTAAAAATGGTAGCGATTCCGGAACGGGAAGATGCAAGGGACGTGTTGGTTACAGCGGACGGAAAGTCTTGGAAAGAATTGAGAGACAAACCAGTTATTGGTACCAGCAGCATGCGGAGACAAGCACAGATGAAGGCCTTAAGGCCAGACAGTCAGATAGTTCCGATACGTGGAAATATCGAAACAAGGATGCAAAAAATGAAAGATCAGCATATGGATGGCATATTACTGGCGGCAGCCGGGCTTATTCGTTCAGGTTATTTTAATGAGAAGTATCATTTTGCTTTTTCGGAGGAAGCATTTATTCCAGCAGTTGGTCAGGGAGCTTTAGGATGTGAGATTAGAGAAGATGACGTAGAAACGACAGGAATTGTAAAGGTGTTAGATGATATGGAAAGCCGGCGGAGAGTAGAGGCAGAAAGAGGGTTTTTGAATCATCTGGAAGGAGATTGCCATGTGCCGGTGGGTGCCTTTGCATGGATAGAAGAAAAGAAACTTACGATTTTAGGGATGGTAGCGTGTGTTGAAACAGGAAAACGCTTGACGGCCGTTGCAAGTGGAGAAGGAAGTGGCGAGGCGCTTGGTGTTAAGGTGGCGGAAGAACTGTTGGAAAAAGGAGCCGCTAGTCTGTTGAAAAGAAAATAA
- the hemB gene encoding porphobilinogen synthase, producing the protein MRNKRPRRLREKTFIRNLVQETTVHKNDLIQPLFIVHGKEIKKEIDGMPGQYHLSVDQLSGEIKEIKEAGIKAVLLFGLPQYKDAFGSEAYDPRGIVQQGIREVREHFPEMLIMTDVCLCQYTDHGHCGIVENGKVLNDESLELIAQTALTHAQAGADTVAPSDMMDGRVAAIRQKLDLNDFQDVSIMSYSVKYASVFYGPFRQAAGSSPQFGDRRSYQMDPANVQEALREAQLDVEEGADMLMVKPALAYLDVIKTVKDHFPLPLGAYQVSGEYSMIKNAVKGGLLNNDQIMVETLTSIKRAGADMIITYFAKEMARWIDNHR; encoded by the coding sequence ATGAGAAATAAAAGACCAAGAAGATTACGGGAAAAGACATTCATAAGAAATTTGGTGCAGGAAACCACTGTTCATAAAAATGATCTGATCCAGCCTCTTTTTATTGTCCACGGGAAAGAAATTAAAAAGGAAATAGATGGTATGCCAGGTCAATATCATTTATCGGTAGATCAACTGTCCGGTGAAATAAAGGAAATTAAGGAAGCGGGCATTAAAGCCGTTCTTTTATTTGGTTTGCCTCAGTATAAGGATGCCTTTGGGTCGGAAGCCTATGACCCAAGAGGAATTGTGCAACAAGGAATCCGGGAAGTTCGGGAGCATTTTCCTGAAATGCTTATCATGACAGATGTATGTTTATGTCAATATACAGATCATGGCCATTGCGGGATTGTAGAAAATGGAAAAGTGCTTAATGACGAATCGTTGGAATTAATTGCACAGACCGCATTAACCCATGCACAAGCAGGTGCGGATACGGTAGCTCCCTCGGATATGATGGATGGAAGGGTAGCTGCTATCAGACAAAAGTTGGATCTCAATGATTTTCAAGATGTAAGCATTATGAGTTACAGCGTAAAATACGCCTCTGTTTTTTATGGTCCCTTCCGGCAGGCAGCGGGTAGTTCACCACAATTTGGTGATCGGCGCAGTTATCAGATGGATCCTGCAAATGTACAGGAAGCACTCAGGGAAGCGCAGCTGGACGTGGAAGAAGGCGCTGACATGCTGATGGTAAAACCAGCTTTGGCGTATCTGGACGTAATCAAGACAGTGAAAGATCATTTTCCTCTTCCTCTGGGTGCTTACCAGGTTAGTGGCGAGTATTCAATGATCAAAAACGCTGTAAAGGGAGGGCTTCTGAATAATGACCAAATAATGGTAGAAACATTGACCAGTATCAAAAGAGCTGGAGCCGATATGATTATCACTTATTTTGCTAAAGAGATGGCTCGCTGGATTGATAATCATCGTTAA
- the cobA gene encoding uroporphyrinogen-III C-methyltransferase, with the protein MKQSMVYLVGAGPGEKDLITLRGLNCLKKAEVVLYDRLSGTELLSFAPEDAEFIDVGKKPNHHPVPQEEINRILVKKAKEGKLVVRLKGGDPFVFGRGGEEALALAKEGLLYEIVPGITSSIAVPAYAGIPVTHRHVSPSFHVITGHEDPTQDESLDYEILAKLTGTLIFLMGVGRLERITNQLIEYGKDPNTAVALIHRGTTSEQKTITGRLDNIVDKVRKANLKPPCIIIIGDVVNLASSLQWFENKPLFGKKIMVTRSRLQASQLTAYLKEMGAEVIECPTIEIKPIDKPENVNQVIGKIDQYHHIIFTSVNGVKAFMRQLNKQGMDLRHLSKESRITAVGEATRKKLVEKGLQVDYMPEVFTAEGVLEALTPFVKPEEKVLIPRAELGRKNLIEGLENLGTVVDELVLYKTTLPMENQEKLINTISDKLDWITFTSASTVNHLVEMVGEDYLHLLQKTKLAAIGPITAKAAKSHNLSITCQAEPYTIPALAEAIRKETVKENEK; encoded by the coding sequence ATGAAACAATCAATGGTTTATTTGGTTGGTGCAGGTCCGGGGGAGAAAGATCTCATCACTCTGCGAGGCTTAAATTGTCTTAAAAAGGCGGAGGTAGTGTTATACGACCGTCTGTCTGGAACAGAACTTTTATCTTTTGCACCAGAAGACGCTGAGTTTATTGATGTTGGAAAAAAACCGAACCATCATCCGGTACCACAGGAAGAAATAAATCGCATTTTGGTTAAAAAAGCGAAAGAAGGAAAGCTAGTGGTTCGTCTCAAAGGAGGCGATCCTTTTGTCTTTGGACGAGGAGGGGAGGAAGCACTGGCTTTAGCTAAAGAAGGGCTTCTGTATGAAATTGTACCTGGCATTACCTCTTCGATTGCCGTGCCTGCTTATGCAGGCATACCGGTGACTCATCGTCATGTCAGTCCTTCTTTTCATGTGATTACTGGTCACGAAGATCCGACACAGGATGAATCTTTAGACTATGAAATACTTGCGAAATTAACAGGCACTTTGATTTTTTTGATGGGAGTAGGTCGTTTAGAAAGGATTACAAACCAGTTAATAGAATATGGGAAAGACCCAAACACGGCCGTTGCTTTAATTCATCGGGGAACCACTTCGGAACAAAAGACGATTACAGGAAGGCTAGACAATATTGTCGACAAAGTTCGAAAAGCGAATCTTAAGCCACCCTGCATTATTATTATTGGAGATGTGGTGAATCTGGCTTCTTCGCTTCAATGGTTTGAAAATAAACCTCTATTTGGAAAAAAAATTATGGTAACGAGAAGTCGACTTCAGGCAAGTCAATTGACCGCATATCTGAAAGAAATGGGAGCAGAAGTGATCGAATGTCCTACGATAGAAATTAAGCCCATTGATAAGCCGGAAAATGTGAATCAGGTGATCGGAAAAATAGACCAGTATCATCATATCATATTTACCAGTGTTAATGGAGTAAAAGCATTTATGAGACAATTGAATAAGCAAGGAATGGACCTGCGTCACCTATCTAAAGAAAGTCGCATCACAGCCGTAGGAGAAGCCACTCGTAAAAAACTGGTTGAAAAAGGACTTCAGGTAGATTATATGCCAGAAGTGTTTACGGCAGAGGGGGTACTGGAGGCGTTAACTCCTTTTGTAAAGCCGGAAGAAAAGGTCTTGATACCTCGTGCTGAATTGGGACGCAAAAATTTGATCGAAGGATTAGAAAACCTGGGAACGGTGGTAGATGAACTGGTTTTATATAAAACAACCCTTCCGATGGAGAATCAAGAAAAGCTTATCAATACGATATCCGATAAGCTTGATTGGATTACGTTTACCAGTGCATCCACAGTGAATCATTTAGTGGAAATGGTGGGAGAGGATTATCTTCACCTGCTTCAAAAAACAAAACTGGCAGCGATAGGGCCAATTACAGCTAAGGCAGCTAAGAGCCACAATTTGTCCATTACCTGTCAGGCAGAACCGTATACAATCCCAGCGTTAGCAGAAGCCATCAGGAAGGAGACTGTCAAAGAAAATGAGAAATAA
- a CDS encoding P-II family nitrogen regulator, whose amino-acid sequence MTKLDCKHYELIYVIVNAGLGSKILKFAKGCGITGGTVMLAKGTIKNPLLELLELNKVRKEIVILGAEQQVAHDTMEKMNAKFCFYKKNHGIAFSIPLSNVLGAEMMPCNNNGARKEVGNPMYQSIMVIVDRGNAELVIEAAAKAGSKGGTIIGARGSGIHETGKLFAMDIEPEKEIVLIISQQELTDHITSSISKELNINEPGKGIIFVQDVSKAYGLY is encoded by the coding sequence ATGACCAAACTTGACTGCAAACATTATGAATTAATATATGTTATTGTAAACGCTGGACTGGGCAGTAAAATCCTTAAATTTGCCAAAGGGTGTGGTATAACTGGAGGTACAGTCATGTTAGCAAAGGGGACCATTAAAAATCCCCTTTTAGAACTCTTGGAGCTAAACAAAGTACGTAAAGAGATTGTAATCCTCGGTGCAGAACAACAGGTTGCACATGATACCATGGAGAAAATGAATGCAAAGTTTTGTTTCTATAAAAAAAATCATGGCATCGCTTTCAGTATTCCTCTGTCCAATGTTTTGGGTGCTGAAATGATGCCATGTAATAACAATGGTGCAAGGAAAGAGGTGGGTAATCCAATGTATCAATCAATTATGGTAATTGTGGATCGAGGAAATGCCGAATTAGTAATCGAAGCCGCTGCCAAAGCCGGCTCTAAAGGAGGAACTATTATTGGAGCCAGAGGCTCTGGTATTCATGAAACAGGAAAACTTTTTGCCATGGATATTGAACCAGAAAAGGAAATTGTATTAATTATCTCCCAGCAAGAATTAACAGATCACATTACATCCTCTATCAGCAAAGAGTTAAATATTAACGAACCGGGTAAAGGGATTATTTTTGTTCAAGATGTCAGCAAAGCCTACGGCCTCTACTAG
- a CDS encoding YgiQ family radical SAM protein, which yields MFNEFLPVSQLDLQKRGWDQLDFVLVSGDAYVDHPSFGVAIIGRWLESAGFKVGIIPQPDWTKSESFTKLGTPRLGFLVTSGNLDSMVNHYTVAKKRRKSDAYTPGGVIGKRPDRATTVYARKIKKLFPGTPIILGGLEASLRRMAHYDYWEDRLKPSILMDTKADLLIYGMAEKTILEVAEALHSGLPASSLTFIKGTSFFTKDLSIVNHPVVLPAWKTLLASKKQVGQSFLAQMNHTDPISGEVLAEPYEHGFIVQIPPSQPLTTQEMDQVYRLPYTRQIHPMHQKEGHVSAFDEVRFSLVSNRGCFGGCHFCALTFHQGRHIQVRSHESIVKEAKTLIADKDFKGYLHDVGGPTANFRQPACKKQVAHGACRHQQCMAPSLCPNIEVSHQDYVSLLRKLRKLPGIKKVFIRSGIRYDYLIADPDTTFFRDLCKHHISGQLKVAPEHSNAQVLHLMGKPAIQVFDQFRHQYHQFNEKEQRRQFLVPYLISSHPGSDIHAAIELAVYLKTLGHQPEQVQDFYPTPGTLSTCMYYTEIDPRSNEKIYVPKDPVEKQMQRALLQAGKKQNQSLIRKALEKAGRQDLIGYHRNALIPPVKSNAPLSSKKEKRFKRR from the coding sequence ATGTTCAACGAGTTTTTACCCGTCAGTCAACTTGACCTTCAAAAGAGAGGATGGGATCAGCTGGATTTTGTCCTGGTATCCGGTGATGCTTACGTAGATCACCCTTCTTTTGGTGTCGCTATTATTGGAAGATGGCTGGAATCCGCTGGTTTCAAAGTAGGCATCATCCCTCAACCAGATTGGACTAAAAGCGAATCTTTCACCAAGCTAGGGACGCCACGTCTCGGCTTTTTAGTTACCAGTGGCAATCTAGATTCCATGGTTAATCATTATACAGTTGCCAAAAAACGAAGAAAATCCGATGCCTACACACCAGGAGGTGTCATAGGAAAGCGACCAGATCGAGCCACCACTGTTTATGCCAGAAAAATAAAAAAACTTTTTCCGGGCACCCCTATTATTCTCGGCGGGCTCGAAGCCAGCCTTCGACGAATGGCTCATTATGATTATTGGGAAGACCGGTTAAAACCTTCGATTTTAATGGATACGAAAGCCGATCTCCTTATTTACGGCATGGCTGAAAAAACTATTTTAGAAGTTGCCGAAGCTTTGCATAGCGGCTTACCAGCCTCCAGCCTTACCTTTATTAAGGGCACTTCCTTTTTTACCAAAGATTTAAGCATTGTCAATCACCCGGTCGTGCTTCCGGCCTGGAAAACGCTTTTGGCTTCAAAAAAACAAGTAGGGCAAAGTTTTCTTGCACAAATGAATCACACAGACCCTATTTCCGGCGAAGTCTTAGCCGAACCATACGAACATGGATTTATTGTCCAGATTCCTCCTTCCCAGCCGCTGACCACCCAAGAAATGGATCAAGTCTATCGCCTCCCTTATACAAGACAAATCCATCCTATGCATCAAAAGGAAGGACATGTCTCTGCCTTTGACGAGGTGAGGTTTAGCTTGGTCAGCAACAGAGGTTGTTTTGGCGGGTGCCATTTCTGTGCCCTCACTTTCCATCAAGGGCGGCATATTCAGGTACGAAGCCATGAATCTATCGTGAAGGAAGCTAAGACCTTGATTGCCGATAAGGATTTCAAAGGCTACCTCCACGACGTAGGCGGTCCTACGGCTAACTTCAGACAGCCCGCTTGTAAAAAACAAGTGGCGCATGGTGCGTGCCGTCACCAGCAATGCATGGCCCCTTCTTTATGTCCCAATATCGAAGTATCTCATCAGGATTATGTTTCATTGCTTCGCAAGCTAAGAAAACTTCCAGGGATTAAGAAGGTGTTTATCCGTTCAGGAATTCGCTACGACTACTTAATAGCCGATCCGGACACTACTTTCTTTAGAGATCTTTGTAAGCACCATATTAGTGGCCAACTTAAAGTGGCACCGGAACATTCAAATGCCCAAGTTCTTCATTTAATGGGTAAGCCAGCTATCCAGGTGTTTGACCAGTTTCGCCATCAATACCACCAGTTCAATGAAAAAGAACAGCGTCGTCAGTTTTTAGTCCCTTACCTGATATCCAGCCATCCGGGTTCCGATATACACGCCGCTATCGAACTTGCTGTCTATCTTAAAACGCTGGGCCATCAGCCAGAACAGGTACAGGATTTTTACCCGACACCTGGTACATTGTCTACCTGTATGTATTATACGGAAATAGATCCACGAAGCAATGAAAAAATATATGTGCCTAAGGATCCCGTGGAAAAACAGATGCAGCGTGCTTTACTGCAGGCTGGCAAAAAACAGAATCAGAGTCTGATTCGAAAAGCCCTTGAAAAAGCAGGACGTCAGGATTTGATTGGCTATCACCGTAACGCACTGATACCTCCAGTAAAAAGCAACGCTCCGCTATCCTCAAAAAAAGAAAAACGCTTTAAGCGTCGCTGA
- a CDS encoding M20 family metallopeptidase produces the protein MFYVNDYYHHNEIIELAEKLISIPSHPDVLHQEKEVAEFIYDYCGSHGMEVQFQEVVDQRKNVLVFLRGSGNGNSLMLNGHLDTITPYRMTIDPFKEGVHSGYVWGRGAADMKGGLASMLITMLAYKRAGITPDGDIIFTGVIGEEGKSEGTEHLINSGIRANAAIVGEPSNYEYAVGHRGLEWFDVVFTGRASHSGSPESGINAIEKAAEFIYRAKRDLYPKIRKRKDEFMGVSLMNIGIIEGGVGQSTVADTCTVKIDRRYIPGETVQSVTQEYQDILNDMKRDDPSLQAEILKSAANDTALNHPPLVTPMTEPIVHAVRTSIREVIKREPKITRGRGWTDAALLKVYAKIPTVVFGPGDIRMSHTESERIAIKDLINTTEIYARIIDNFCIKDKIMETKNPPWHY, from the coding sequence TTGTTTTATGTAAATGATTACTACCATCATAATGAAATAATTGAACTGGCAGAAAAGTTAATCAGCATACCAAGCCATCCAGATGTTTTGCATCAGGAAAAAGAAGTTGCTGAGTTTATTTATGATTACTGTGGTTCCCACGGTATGGAAGTCCAGTTCCAGGAAGTAGTTGACCAGCGCAAAAATGTGCTTGTTTTTCTTCGAGGAAGTGGCAATGGCAATTCCCTGATGTTAAATGGCCATTTAGATACCATTACTCCTTACCGCATGACCATAGATCCCTTTAAGGAAGGAGTTCACAGTGGCTATGTTTGGGGGCGCGGTGCTGCCGATATGAAAGGCGGTCTAGCCTCGATGCTTATTACGATGCTGGCTTATAAACGTGCTGGCATCACACCGGACGGAGATATTATTTTTACCGGTGTTATTGGCGAAGAAGGAAAAAGCGAAGGAACGGAGCATCTGATTAATTCCGGTATTCGAGCAAACGCAGCGATTGTTGGCGAACCTTCAAATTATGAATATGCCGTTGGCCATCGAGGTCTTGAATGGTTTGATGTTGTATTCACCGGCAGAGCTTCTCATAGCGGAAGCCCGGAAAGTGGTATCAACGCCATCGAAAAAGCAGCTGAGTTTATCTATCGGGCAAAAAGAGATCTATATCCTAAAATTCGAAAAAGAAAAGATGAATTCATGGGGGTTTCTTTGATGAATATTGGCATCATTGAAGGTGGTGTTGGCCAAAGTACAGTTGCCGATACCTGCACAGTAAAGATTGACCGCCGATATATCCCTGGTGAAACCGTCCAGTCGGTTACGCAGGAGTATCAAGATATCTTAAATGATATGAAAAGAGATGATCCTAGTCTCCAAGCAGAAATTCTTAAAAGCGCTGCTAATGATACGGCGTTAAACCATCCACCTTTAGTCACACCAATGACAGAACCTATTGTCCACGCGGTCAGAACCTCGATCAGAGAAGTGATCAAACGAGAACCGAAAATAACCAGGGGGCGAGGATGGACGGATGCGGCTTTGCTAAAGGTATATGCCAAAATACCCACCGTCGTCTTTGGTCCTGGAGATATCCGGATGTCTCATACTGAGTCAGAAAGAATTGCTATCAAAGACCTGATCAATACTACTGAAATTTACGCTAGAATCATTGATAATTTTTGTATTAAAGATAAGATTATGGAGACCAAAAACCCTCCCTGGCATTATTAA